The following proteins are co-located in the Cryptosporangium phraense genome:
- a CDS encoding MGMT family protein, with the protein MTAAPPSEYVEQVLDVVEDIPPGRVMTYGMIAEIVRERTGSGSARTVGAVMARYGSAVPWHRVVASDGRLPPGHEIEATRRLRAEGVAFRGEKVAMATSRWWPGENAD; encoded by the coding sequence GTGACCGCAGCGCCGCCGAGCGAGTATGTCGAGCAGGTCCTGGACGTCGTCGAAGACATCCCGCCGGGCCGGGTGATGACCTACGGCATGATCGCCGAGATCGTCCGGGAGCGGACCGGCAGCGGTTCGGCCCGCACGGTTGGCGCGGTGATGGCCCGCTACGGCAGCGCCGTGCCCTGGCACCGGGTCGTGGCGTCGGACGGGCGTCTCCCTCCGGGCCACGAGATCGAGGCCACCCGGAGGCTCCGGGCCGAGGGCGTCGCATTCCGCGGCGAGAAGGTCGCGATGGCGACCTCGCGATGGTGGCCGGGCGAAAACGCCGATTAG
- a CDS encoding amino acid permease: MSVMRTKSVEQAIQETEEPEHQLKKNLSGLDLTVFGVGVIIGTGIFVLTGEAAQESAGPAVAISFVLAAIACGLAGLCYAEFASTVPVAGSAYTFSYAGIGELVAWIIGWDLILELLIGAATVSVGWSQYLGVLLDTLGISLPTAISNAEDGVFNLPAALIVLALTAVLVTGVRISSRLNAVIVAIKLLVVLFVIVAGLFFVKASNYTPFIPPSKPSEGESGLSQTLIQAVFGSGPAAFGVSGILAAAALVFFAYIGFDVVATAAEETKKPQRDVPRGILGSLVLCTILYVAVALVVVGMQKYSELDPEAPLATAFRDVGHPLFADFITVGALAGLTSVIMVLMLGQSRVAFAMARDHLLPPAIGKVHPKFGTPYRITIIVGVIVAVLAGLLPLSALAEMVNIGTLFAFVLVSISTLILRRSRPDLDRAFRVRGLPVVATLAVVACVVLMLFLEVATWLRFLVWMAVGFAIYFGYGRTHSRLAHGETEPSPAPARVD, encoded by the coding sequence ATGAGCGTCATGCGCACGAAATCGGTTGAGCAGGCAATACAGGAGACCGAGGAACCCGAGCATCAACTCAAGAAGAATCTGTCCGGTTTGGATCTGACGGTCTTCGGCGTCGGAGTCATCATCGGAACCGGAATCTTCGTCCTGACCGGTGAGGCCGCGCAGGAGTCGGCCGGGCCCGCCGTCGCCATCTCGTTCGTCCTGGCCGCGATCGCCTGCGGCCTGGCCGGCCTCTGCTACGCCGAGTTCGCCTCGACGGTTCCGGTCGCCGGTAGCGCCTACACGTTCTCCTACGCCGGCATCGGCGAACTCGTGGCCTGGATCATCGGCTGGGACCTGATCCTCGAGTTGCTGATCGGCGCGGCCACCGTGTCGGTCGGCTGGTCGCAATATCTGGGCGTGCTGCTGGACACGCTGGGCATCAGCCTGCCGACGGCGATCTCGAACGCCGAGGACGGGGTCTTCAACCTGCCGGCCGCGCTGATCGTGCTGGCGCTGACCGCGGTGCTGGTCACCGGCGTCCGGATCTCGTCCCGGCTCAACGCGGTGATCGTCGCGATCAAACTGCTCGTCGTGCTGTTCGTGATCGTCGCCGGGCTGTTCTTCGTCAAGGCGTCGAACTACACGCCGTTCATCCCGCCGAGCAAGCCGTCGGAGGGCGAATCCGGGCTCTCGCAGACGCTGATCCAGGCCGTGTTCGGCTCCGGACCGGCCGCCTTCGGCGTCAGCGGCATCCTCGCCGCCGCCGCTCTGGTCTTCTTCGCCTACATCGGATTCGACGTCGTCGCGACCGCCGCCGAGGAGACCAAGAAGCCGCAGCGGGACGTGCCGCGCGGAATCCTCGGTTCGCTGGTGCTCTGCACGATCCTCTACGTGGCGGTCGCGCTGGTCGTCGTCGGCATGCAGAAGTACAGCGAGCTCGACCCGGAGGCGCCGCTGGCCACCGCGTTCCGGGACGTGGGTCACCCGCTGTTCGCCGACTTCATCACGGTCGGCGCGCTGGCCGGTCTGACCAGCGTGATCATGGTGCTGATGCTCGGGCAGTCGCGGGTTGCCTTCGCGATGGCGCGCGACCACCTGCTGCCGCCGGCGATCGGCAAGGTGCACCCGAAGTTCGGAACGCCCTACCGGATCACGATCATCGTCGGCGTGATCGTCGCGGTGCTGGCCGGATTGTTGCCGCTCTCGGCGTTGGCCGAAATGGTGAACATCGGTACGTTGTTCGCGTTCGTACTGGTCTCGATCTCGACGCTGATCCTGCGGCGTTCTCGGCCGGATCTGGACCGGGCGTTCCGGGTGCGGGGTTTGCCGGTGGTCGCGACGCTGGCCGTCGTGGCGTGTGTCGTGCTGATGTTGTTCCTGGAGGTTGCGACCTGGCTGCGGTTCCTGGTCTGGATGGCGGTCGGGTTCGCGATCTACTTCGGTTACGGCCGGACGCACTCGCGCCTGGCTCATGGCGAGACCGAGCCGAGTCCGGCGCCGGCCCGGGTCGACTGA